A genomic stretch from Bradyrhizobium quebecense includes:
- a CDS encoding tetratricopeptide repeat protein: MNSRVSWSVDGIDPSVRDRAEAAARRAGMSLNDWLNSTVGEPSPPDWRMAHEQRQPMPSRESREVADIHQRLDAITRQIEQIAKPMSRAEAVRAEVPRGQPAVARQLNDAISRLDARLSQISRPQPAREPQPQPMREAQMQREPQMQDRQLEERLRQAEAVERAAAQVYRPSPPLSPASFDSAIAEIAARQNELDGSAQRQMPPRSAPPMPQAAPPMAAYAPPPAAPAGPDFSSLERHLLKITSQIEALQRPDHIEQSIAAFRGELAEIRQAITEAMPRRAIESIENEIRSLHHRIDEIRQDSSNGQGQVITGIERALAEIREALRTLTPAEQLTGYDEAIRNLGAKLDMILRANDDPSTVHQLESAIAALRAIVSNVASNDALLQLSGDVHALAAKVDQLSQMSRAESHVDAFAGIEQRIAALASTLETRERPVAGYDNTDAIEGALRSLSERIDRLQVGNDSSSAFTHLEQRVSYLLERLESADQRSGNLGPVEEGLHDIMRHLEAQHAHIASLAEATRNNINTAAPQPMMDSGIVDLVKRELSDIRFSQSETDRRTQDSLETVHNTLGHVVDRLAMIENDLRTVRTAPPPAPAPAEPRMEAPRMEMPRAAMPQPVAQPQPESYRPESYRPELPNPALAQEHFMSAPREFHAAQPVETAPPPLPPRAISEILEPHAASARAAIAPDLPPDHPLEPGTRPSGRASSPSERIADSERAISDLPAGKKEPVSTSSFIAAARRAAQAAAAQPVNDKAARAASKAAAKAKEKADKAAKAAAGKAGAPATGASETQPSTITSKIRSLLVGASVVVILLSTAKMAMNLLDTSSAPQTPAIEHSEPAAPPVQPPAENSVVPAPAAPSGTPRPSAPGPSMTSPTPLGRQSNNSAAPNTLDSAQVTIPQAPAPAAAPEPAAAPVAAASDITGTIPTAPPLGGKLATIQIPAGEKLPDAIGGPALRTAAIKGDAAAAYEVGVRFAEGKGVPANVDEAAKWYGRAAQAGVVPAMFRLGTFYEKGLSVKRDFDVARRYYVQAAERGNAKAMHNLAVLDADGGGKGADYKSAAQWFRKAADRGVADSQVNLGILYARGIGVEQNLAESFKWFSLAAAQGDADAGHKRDDIAKRLDPQSLAAAKLAIQTFTPEPQPSDAVNVPAPAGGWDGAPVQPAAAKSVKPPSKRTAALTAH, translated from the coding sequence GTCCGCGACAGGGCCGAGGCGGCTGCGCGCCGCGCCGGCATGTCGCTGAACGACTGGCTCAACTCCACCGTAGGCGAACCGAGCCCGCCGGATTGGCGCATGGCGCACGAGCAACGGCAGCCGATGCCGAGCCGGGAAAGCCGCGAGGTCGCCGATATCCATCAGCGGCTCGACGCGATCACCCGCCAGATCGAACAGATTGCAAAGCCAATGTCGCGCGCCGAAGCCGTGCGCGCCGAAGTGCCGCGCGGCCAGCCCGCCGTCGCACGGCAGCTGAACGACGCGATTTCGCGCCTCGATGCGCGGCTGTCGCAGATTTCGCGACCGCAGCCGGCGCGCGAGCCGCAACCCCAGCCGATGCGTGAAGCGCAGATGCAGCGGGAGCCGCAGATGCAGGACCGGCAACTGGAGGAAAGGCTGCGCCAGGCGGAAGCGGTCGAGCGCGCCGCAGCCCAGGTCTACCGCCCCTCGCCGCCGCTGAGCCCGGCCTCGTTCGATTCCGCGATCGCGGAGATCGCCGCGCGCCAGAACGAGCTCGACGGATCAGCGCAACGGCAGATGCCGCCGCGTAGCGCACCGCCGATGCCGCAAGCGGCGCCGCCGATGGCCGCCTATGCGCCGCCGCCGGCTGCGCCGGCCGGGCCCGATTTCTCCTCGCTCGAGCGGCACCTGCTCAAGATCACGAGCCAGATCGAGGCACTGCAGCGGCCCGATCATATCGAGCAATCGATCGCGGCCTTCCGCGGCGAGCTTGCCGAAATCCGCCAGGCGATCACCGAGGCGATGCCGCGCCGCGCGATCGAATCGATCGAGAACGAGATCCGTTCGCTGCATCACCGGATCGACGAGATCCGCCAGGACAGCAGCAACGGCCAGGGCCAGGTGATTACCGGCATCGAACGCGCGCTGGCGGAAATCCGCGAGGCGCTGCGCACGCTGACGCCCGCCGAGCAGCTGACCGGCTATGACGAGGCGATCCGCAATCTCGGCGCCAAGCTCGACATGATCCTGCGCGCCAACGACGATCCGTCGACGGTGCACCAGCTCGAGAGCGCGATCGCCGCGCTGCGCGCCATCGTCTCCAATGTCGCCTCCAACGACGCGCTGCTGCAGCTCTCCGGGGACGTGCATGCGCTGGCCGCGAAGGTCGACCAGCTGTCGCAGATGTCGCGCGCCGAGTCCCACGTCGATGCCTTCGCCGGGATCGAGCAGCGCATCGCCGCATTGGCCTCGACGCTGGAAACCCGCGAGCGGCCGGTCGCTGGCTACGACAATACCGACGCCATCGAGGGCGCCCTGCGCTCGCTGTCGGAGCGGATCGACCGCCTGCAGGTCGGCAACGACAGCTCCTCGGCGTTCACCCATCTCGAGCAGCGCGTCTCCTATCTGCTCGAGCGCCTGGAATCCGCCGACCAGCGCTCCGGCAATCTCGGCCCGGTCGAGGAAGGGCTGCATGACATCATGCGGCACCTCGAGGCGCAGCACGCCCACATCGCCTCTCTGGCCGAAGCCACCCGCAACAACATCAACACCGCCGCGCCGCAGCCGATGATGGACAGCGGCATCGTCGACCTGGTGAAGCGCGAACTGTCCGACATCCGCTTCAGCCAGTCGGAAACCGATCGCCGCACCCAGGATTCGCTGGAGACCGTTCACAACACGCTCGGTCATGTCGTCGATCGGCTGGCGATGATCGAGAACGATCTGCGCACCGTACGCACCGCGCCGCCGCCGGCCCCTGCGCCGGCCGAACCGCGGATGGAAGCACCGCGCATGGAGATGCCGCGCGCGGCGATGCCGCAGCCGGTCGCGCAGCCCCAACCTGAATCGTACAGGCCTGAATCGTACCGGCCCGAATTGCCCAATCCTGCGCTGGCGCAGGAGCACTTCATGTCCGCGCCGCGCGAATTCCATGCCGCGCAGCCGGTCGAGACCGCGCCGCCGCCGCTGCCGCCGCGCGCGATCAGCGAGATCCTCGAGCCGCATGCCGCCTCCGCGCGCGCCGCGATCGCGCCGGATCTGCCGCCGGATCATCCGCTCGAGCCGGGCACACGCCCCTCGGGCCGCGCGTCGTCGCCGTCGGAGCGGATCGCGGACTCCGAGCGCGCGATCTCTGATCTTCCCGCCGGCAAGAAGGAGCCGGTCTCGACCTCGAGCTTCATCGCCGCCGCGCGCCGCGCCGCGCAGGCCGCCGCCGCGCAGCCCGTCAACGACAAGGCCGCGCGTGCAGCGAGCAAGGCCGCCGCCAAGGCCAAGGAGAAGGCCGACAAGGCTGCGAAGGCCGCGGCCGGCAAGGCCGGCGCGCCGGCGACTGGCGCGTCGGAGACCCAGCCTTCGACCATCACCTCCAAGATCCGCTCGCTGCTGGTCGGCGCGAGCGTGGTCGTGATCCTGCTCTCGACCGCCAAGATGGCGATGAACCTGCTCGACACCAGCTCCGCGCCGCAGACGCCGGCGATCGAGCACAGCGAGCCGGCCGCGCCCCCCGTGCAGCCGCCCGCCGAGAACTCTGTCGTCCCAGCACCGGCTGCGCCGTCCGGCACGCCCAGGCCGTCAGCGCCTGGGCCGTCGATGACCTCGCCGACTCCGCTCGGCCGCCAGTCCAACAACTCGGCGGCGCCGAACACGCTCGACAGCGCGCAGGTCACGATCCCTCAGGCTCCCGCGCCCGCCGCGGCGCCGGAGCCGGCCGCGGCACCGGTCGCCGCCGCCAGCGATATCACCGGCACGATTCCGACCGCGCCGCCGCTCGGCGGCAAGCTCGCCACGATCCAGATTCCGGCGGGCGAGAAGCTGCCCGACGCGATCGGCGGTCCGGCGTTGCGCACGGCTGCGATCAAGGGCGATGCGGCCGCGGCTTACGAGGTCGGCGTCCGCTTTGCCGAGGGCAAGGGCGTGCCCGCCAATGTCGACGAGGCGGCCAAATGGTATGGCCGCGCGGCACAGGCCGGCGTGGTGCCCGCGATGTTCCGGCTCGGCACCTTCTACGAGAAGGGCCTCAGCGTGAAGCGCGATTTCGATGTCGCACGGCGCTACTACGTGCAGGCCGCCGAGCGCGGCAATGCCAAGGCGATGCATAACCTCGCCGTGCTCGACGCCGATGGCGGCGGCAAGGGCGCCGACTACAAGAGCGCGGCGCAGTGGTTCCGCAAGGCGGCCGATCGCGGCGTCGCCGACAGCCAGGTCAACCTCGGCATCCTCTATGCCCGCGGCATCGGGGTCGAACAGAACCTCGCAGAATCCTTCAAGTGGTTCAGCCTTGCGGCCGCACAGGGCGACGCCGACGCCGGTCACAAGCGCGACGATATCGCCAAGCGGCTCGACCCGCAGTCGCTGGCCGCAGCGAAGCTTGCGATCCAGACCTTTACCCCCGAGCCGCAGCCGAGCGATGCGGTCAACGTGCCGGCCCCGGCCGGCGGCTGGGACGGCGCGCCGGTGCAGCCCGCGGCGGCGAAGTCCGTCAAGCCACCGTCGAAGCGGACCGCGGCGCTGACCGCACACTAG